The following coding sequences are from one Candidatus Paceibacterota bacterium window:
- a CDS encoding dihydroorotate dehydrogenase: protein MNLAVKIGPLTLQNPVTVASGTFGYGIEYSRLIDLNQLGAVVVKGIRLHAVRGNPTPRTAEVASGLINAIGLQGPGVEGFSQKYWPFLKGLKVPTIINIWGTTVDEYAEVARYFGALGGVGALELNVSCPNIKEGGAQFGTDLKLLSQVVAACRKATKLPLITKMSPNVVSIVPYARAAEAAGSDALSIMNSFPAMAIDIETRRPRLANVTGGLTGPCIKPIAIKLVWEAANAVKIPIIGMGGIQTAADAIEFILAGATAVAVGTANFYEPQTALQVIAGLRQFMDDNRIGDVHQLIGGVKTHT, encoded by the coding sequence ATGAACTTGGCGGTCAAGATCGGCCCGCTGACGCTGCAAAATCCGGTGACCGTGGCCTCGGGCACCTTTGGATACGGCATTGAATACTCCCGGCTCATTGATCTGAACCAACTCGGCGCGGTGGTCGTCAAGGGCATCCGTCTTCATGCCGTTCGAGGTAACCCGACACCTCGCACAGCCGAGGTTGCCAGCGGTCTGATCAATGCCATCGGCCTGCAGGGACCGGGCGTGGAAGGCTTCAGCCAGAAGTACTGGCCATTCCTGAAGGGGCTTAAGGTCCCCACCATCATCAACATCTGGGGCACGACGGTCGACGAATACGCGGAAGTAGCCCGCTACTTTGGCGCCCTCGGTGGCGTTGGCGCTCTCGAGCTGAATGTCTCCTGTCCTAATATCAAGGAAGGAGGCGCGCAATTCGGGACGGACTTGAAACTGCTCAGCCAAGTGGTGGCCGCGTGCCGAAAGGCGACGAAACTCCCCTTGATCACCAAGATGAGTCCTAATGTGGTTAGTATCGTTCCTTACGCCCGTGCGGCGGAGGCTGCTGGGAGCGACGCCCTTTCCATCATGAACAGCTTTCCAGCCATGGCGATTGACATCGAGACACGTCGGCCCAGGCTGGCCAATGTTACCGGTGGCTTGACCGGACCTTGCATCAAGCCCATCGCCATCAAGTTGGTCTGGGAGGCGGCGAATGCTGTGAAGATCCCAATCATCGGTATGGGCGGCATCCAAACCGCCGCCGACGCCATCGAATTCATCCTTGCCGGCGCAACCGCAGTAGCAGTCGGCACGGCAAACTTCTATGAACCCCAGACGGCGTTGCAGGTTATCGCCGGGCTTCGCCAGTTCATGGACGACAACCGGATTGGAGACGTCCACCAGCTCATAGGCGGGGTCAAGACGCACACATGA
- a CDS encoding dihydroorotate dehydrogenase electron transfer subunit — protein MVEETAQIVSNERDSDLYLRMVLCAPQIAPLVQPGQFVHVRILPLKDALLRRPFSVFQVSTGNLSILYKTIGRGTEVLSRMRPGEELSLIGPLGRGFTVPLPAGEIPLLIAGGYGMAALYLLAQRSPQRGIVFVGGRRRVDILCEAEFRALGWEVRVTTEDGSQGETGLVTQALLKELRRGMPGRKLFACGPTPMLKAVGRLAAEFNLPAELSLDEHMGCGIGVCLTCVVPIKTAEGWEYQRTCTEGPVFDCRQIAWEEGL, from the coding sequence ATGGTTGAAGAAACGGCGCAAATAGTCTCTAACGAGCGCGACAGCGACCTGTACCTCAGGATGGTCCTGTGCGCCCCGCAGATTGCGCCGCTGGTCCAGCCCGGGCAGTTCGTGCACGTCCGCATCCTGCCGTTGAAGGACGCACTGTTGCGCCGGCCGTTTAGTGTCTTCCAAGTATCCACCGGCAACCTGTCAATTCTCTACAAAACTATCGGCCGTGGGACCGAGGTTCTGTCGCGGATGCGCCCCGGCGAGGAACTTAGCCTGATCGGGCCCCTTGGCCGCGGGTTCACCGTGCCATTGCCAGCCGGCGAGATTCCGCTGCTCATCGCCGGTGGGTACGGCATGGCCGCGCTGTACTTGCTGGCCCAGCGTTCCCCGCAACGGGGGATTGTATTCGTCGGCGGCCGTCGGCGGGTGGACATTCTATGCGAGGCGGAATTTCGCGCGCTTGGATGGGAGGTGCGTGTCACCACCGAGGACGGCAGCCAGGGAGAAACAGGCCTTGTGACTCAAGCATTGCTGAAGGAGTTGAGGCGCGGCATGCCGGGCCGAAAATTATTCGCCTGCGGCCCAACCCCAATGCTGAAGGCAGTCGGTCGGCTCGCGGCAGAGTTCAACTTACCGGCAGAGCTTTCGCTCGACGAGCACATGGGCTGCGGCATCGGTGTATGCCTGACTTGCGTGGTTCCAATCAAGACTGCCGAGGGTTGGGAATACCAGCGCACCTGTACCGAGGGACCAGTCTTTGATTGCCGGCAAATCGCCTGGGAGGAGGGCCTATGA